The Pseudanabaena galeata CCNP1313 genome includes a region encoding these proteins:
- a CDS encoding FAD-dependent thymidylate synthase — translation MFQPQAAIIADSINLTGDRLTTFVLTYHRMIHSEFMTHRMLSKNSSSSRAIPVEKMIKLVESQEVYPLHWGKNQKGMSAQTEVTEDEMQAAAEVWKAAKNDAIHHAKQLVHIGIHKQVVNRLLEPFSTITVICSGTEYQNFFEQRCHPDAQPEIQFLAHKMKAAYDASHPQQLGAGEWHLPLIKQEDIDEISDINELVKVAVGRCARVSYLNHDGVRSLTDDVKLHDRLLTSKPAHLSPFEHVASALPNSEKRANFTGFQAYRFDIERNKGFAVK, via the coding sequence ATGTTTCAACCCCAAGCCGCCATCATCGCTGATAGCATTAACTTAACAGGCGATCGCCTAACGACTTTTGTGTTAACTTATCATCGCATGATTCACTCAGAATTCATGACCCATCGAATGCTCAGCAAAAATAGCAGCAGCAGTCGCGCTATTCCCGTTGAGAAAATGATCAAACTTGTCGAGAGTCAAGAAGTCTATCCATTACATTGGGGGAAAAACCAAAAGGGAATGTCGGCGCAAACCGAAGTTACAGAGGATGAGATGCAAGCGGCGGCGGAGGTATGGAAAGCAGCCAAAAATGACGCTATCCATCACGCTAAGCAACTAGTGCATATTGGCATTCACAAACAAGTAGTCAACCGACTTTTGGAACCATTCTCCACAATTACGGTAATTTGTTCAGGAACCGAATATCAAAACTTTTTTGAACAGCGCTGTCATCCTGATGCACAGCCTGAAATTCAATTCTTAGCTCATAAGATGAAAGCTGCCTATGATGCTAGTCACCCCCAACAGCTAGGCGCAGGTGAGTGGCATTTACCATTAATTAAGCAAGAAGATATTGACGAAATTAGCGATATTAATGAATTGGTCAAAGTGGCGGTAGGACGCTGTGCGAGGGTTAGTTATCTCAATCACGATGGTGTGCGGAGCCTCACCGATGATGTGAAACTACATGATCGCCTCTTAACTTCTAAGCCTGCTCATCTATCTCCCTTTGAGCATGTAGCCAGTGCGCTCCCTAATTCGGAGAAGAGAGCAAACTTTACAGGATTTCAAGCCTATCGATTTGATATAGAGAGAAATAAGGGCTTCGCAGTAAAGTAA
- a CDS encoding CsbD family protein gives MSLQERAKAAAKNIEGKVEEAVGNITGDPERQASGQAKQVEAEVRNTSEDVKDKAEDTANIVRERAKDVAEAVKVKARDAKNAVS, from the coding sequence ATGAGTTTACAAGAAAGAGCTAAAGCCGCAGCCAAAAATATTGAAGGCAAGGTTGAAGAAGCTGTTGGTAATATTACTGGAGATCCTGAGAGACAAGCCTCAGGACAAGCAAAGCAAGTTGAAGCTGAAGTCCGTAATACATCTGAAGATGTCAAAGACAAGGCTGAAGATACTGCAAACATTGTACGAGAAAGGGCAAAGGATGTTGCTGAAGCTGTAAAAGTTAAGGCTAGAGATGCTAAAAATGCTGTTAGTTGA
- a CDS encoding CsbD family protein translates to MISRFYRALMTIGLVSFFSFALVFGIVVENSSAAPSFKQLVNSHHAPIAIMERVKATAKDLEGKTQEAIGNVTGDAKNQIIGKAKQAEADSRKVTENIKEGMKLPERVKANVKNLEGKTQEALGNLTGDRQDQIAGKAKQIDSKTRNLMEDIKDKVEGMLK, encoded by the coding sequence ATGATTTCACGATTTTACCGAGCATTAATGACTATTGGTTTAGTTTCTTTCTTCTCATTTGCCTTGGTTTTTGGGATTGTAGTTGAGAATAGTTCAGCAGCACCGTCATTCAAGCAGCTAGTTAATTCTCACCATGCACCGATCGCCATAATGGAAAGAGTTAAAGCAACTGCCAAAGATCTTGAAGGTAAAACTCAAGAAGCGATCGGCAATGTGACAGGTGATGCCAAAAATCAAATTATCGGTAAGGCAAAGCAAGCCGAAGCTGACTCTCGGAAAGTGACTGAAAATATCAAGGAAGGTATGAAATTGCCAGAACGAGTGAAAGCGAATGTCAAAAATCTGGAAGGAAAAACCCAAGAAGCCCTTGGTAATTTGACAGGCGATCGCCAAGATCAGATTGCTGGCAAGGCTAAGCAAATAGATTCAAAGACTCGCAATTTGATGGAAGACATAAAAGATAAAGTTGAAGGAATGTTGAAATAA
- a CDS encoding GlsB/YeaQ/YmgE family stress response membrane protein, translating to MNFIWFILIGLAAGWIAGQLVKGTSFGLLGDIIVGVIGALLGGFLFSTFGVSTGGGLLGSLLVATIGAVVLLFGLRLIKSS from the coding sequence ATGAATTTTATTTGGTTTATTTTGATCGGCTTAGCTGCTGGTTGGATCGCAGGACAATTGGTAAAAGGGACTAGCTTTGGCTTACTTGGCGACATCATTGTTGGTGTCATCGGAGCATTGCTTGGTGGTTTTCTATTTAGCACCTTTGGGGTATCTACTGGAGGAGGTTTGCTTGGTAGTCTGCTCGTTGCCACGATTGGTGCTGTAGTACTTCTATTTGGTCTACGCCTCATCAAGTCTTCATAA
- the cobI gene encoding precorrin-2 C(20)-methyltransferase, producing the protein MKTVEELTVKKGSLYGLGIGPGDPELLTIKAHRILTSVPVIAYPTMESGKVLARAIVADFIRPEQIEVPMPLPFSVDRSSQPYYDIAAEKIAEHLAAGRDVAVLCEGDPMLYGSFMYIFNRLSDRFHTEVIPGISSTFASAAMLGAPLTYRNDVLSIMPATLEADILRDRLAVADAAIIIKLGRHFAKVKAVLEELGLFSRALYIERATMPNQTIKAIASVVAEEVPYWAIVMIPSQTNPQ; encoded by the coding sequence ATGAAAACAGTTGAAGAATTAACCGTTAAAAAAGGGAGTCTCTATGGTTTAGGAATTGGCCCTGGTGATCCAGAGTTATTAACCATTAAAGCTCATCGTATTTTGACTTCCGTTCCTGTGATTGCCTATCCCACCATGGAGAGTGGCAAAGTCTTAGCAAGAGCGATCGTCGCTGATTTTATTCGTCCTGAGCAAATAGAAGTGCCGATGCCACTTCCCTTTAGTGTTGATCGCTCCTCACAACCCTATTACGATATCGCTGCCGAAAAGATCGCCGAACATTTAGCAGCAGGACGTGATGTGGCGGTACTGTGCGAAGGCGATCCCATGCTCTATGGATCGTTTATGTATATTTTCAATCGTTTATCTGATAGATTCCATACCGAAGTCATTCCAGGGATATCTTCTACTTTTGCCAGTGCCGCGATGCTGGGTGCTCCCCTCACCTATCGCAATGATGTACTGAGCATTATGCCAGCCACTTTAGAAGCAGATATCTTACGCGATCGCTTAGCCGTTGCCGATGCCGCGATTATTATCAAATTAGGTAGACATTTCGCAAAAGTAAAAGCAGTTTTAGAAGAATTAGGGTTGTTTTCTCGCGCCTTATATATTGAACGCGCCACAATGCCCAATCAAACAATCAAGGCGATCGCCTCAGTCGTTGCCGAGGAAGTCCCCTATTGGGCGATCGTGATGATTCCTAGTCAAACAAATCCACAATAA
- a CDS encoding precorrin-8X methylmutase, which produces MLDYIRDGNAIYQKSFATIRAEANLSILPQDLEVVAVRLIHACGMTDIVSDLAYSEDVVKIGRAALKNGAKILCDAQMVANGVTRKRLPANNPVICTLNEPEVLELAQQIGNTRSAAAIELWRSHMEGSIIAIGNAPTALFRLLELLDQGLPKPAVILGFPVGFVGAIESKAALAENSRGVPFLTIHGRRGGSAMAAAALNALAMENEL; this is translated from the coding sequence ATGCTTGACTATATCCGTGATGGCAATGCCATTTATCAAAAATCCTTTGCCACCATTCGCGCCGAGGCAAATTTATCAATCTTGCCTCAAGACTTAGAAGTAGTCGCAGTGCGCTTAATTCATGCCTGTGGAATGACGGATATTGTCAGTGATCTTGCCTATTCTGAAGATGTCGTGAAAATTGGCAGAGCAGCCTTAAAAAATGGCGCAAAAATTCTCTGTGACGCGCAAATGGTTGCCAATGGAGTTACTCGCAAACGTCTGCCAGCCAATAATCCTGTTATTTGCACCTTGAATGAGCCTGAAGTACTAGAACTGGCTCAACAAATTGGCAATACGAGATCAGCCGCCGCCATCGAACTATGGCGATCGCATATGGAGGGATCGATCATTGCGATCGGCAATGCACCCACAGCCCTATTTCGTCTCTTAGAGCTACTTGATCAAGGTTTGCCCAAACCAGCCGTTATACTAGGATTCCCTGTTGGTTTTGTCGGTGCGATCGAATCAAAGGCGGCTTTGGCTGAAAATAGCCGTGGTGTTCCCTTTTTGACTATTCATGGTCGGCGTGGGGGGAGCGCAATGGCAGCCGCAGCCTTGAATGCATTAGCGATGGAGAATGAGCTATGA
- a CDS encoding SIMPL domain-containing protein, which yields MRHLTTFVLSLAFCMPAVAAIAPSAYAQETSAKYSEVKNERVLTVTGRGERSVKTTKARIQLGVNVEGKTAIAVQEEVARQANSIVSRLQQLNVEKLQTTSVQLSPKYIYENNRQRQDGFAGQASVSFLVNLDQAGAVLDAAVNSGANQIEQISFIASDVELNAAKQLALQDAIKDAQTQSNTVLSALGFTPKTIKTININDSAIAYPVAQPRASFAKDAASSIPILGGEQKVEAVVTLQITY from the coding sequence ATGCGCCACTTAACTACATTCGTTCTCAGTCTTGCTTTTTGTATGCCTGCGGTAGCAGCGATCGCCCCCTCAGCATACGCGCAAGAAACTTCCGCAAAATATTCTGAAGTCAAAAACGAGCGTGTTCTCACGGTTACAGGACGTGGTGAACGCTCTGTTAAAACCACTAAGGCTCGTATTCAGCTAGGTGTAAATGTGGAAGGAAAAACCGCGATCGCTGTTCAAGAAGAAGTTGCCCGTCAAGCCAATAGCATCGTTTCACGCTTGCAACAGTTAAATGTTGAGAAGTTGCAGACTACCAGTGTTCAACTCAGTCCCAAGTATATTTATGAAAATAATCGCCAACGCCAAGATGGTTTTGCGGGACAAGCCAGTGTCAGTTTCTTGGTGAACCTCGATCAGGCTGGTGCAGTTCTTGATGCGGCGGTGAATTCGGGGGCAAATCAAATTGAGCAGATTAGCTTTATTGCTAGTGATGTTGAATTAAATGCTGCCAAACAACTCGCGCTCCAAGATGCGATTAAAGATGCTCAAACTCAATCGAATACAGTATTGAGTGCATTAGGTTTCACACCCAAAACCATTAAGACGATTAACATTAATGATTCGGCGATCGCCTATCCAGTTGCACAGCCACGGGCTTCATTTGCCAAGGATGCGGCTAGCTCTATCCCGATTTTAGGCGGTGAGCAAAAAGTCGAAGCTGTGGTCACTTTGCAAATTACTTATTAA
- the zds gene encoding 9,9'-di-cis-zeta-carotene desaturase, whose product MKAVIIGAGLAGMSTAVELSEQGFEVELFESRPFVGGKVSSWLDKDGNHIEMGLHVFFGCYYNLFALMKKTGAFEHLRLKEHTHIFVNPGGAQAALDFRNFGGAPFHGLKAFVTTGQLPLKDKIQNAIAIGRSPLIRGLVDHVGAMKEIRALDNISFKDWFLGMGGSQASLDLMWDAIAYGLGFIDCENISARCMLTIFQFFASRTEASILRMLEGAPDEFLHKPIVKLIESKGGKIHVRRGVREVLFEGEGADTRVTGLIIGKEDGEEIVNADVYICATDVPGVKRIIPEKWRAWAQFDNIYKLDAVPVITVQLRFDGWVTDIDNLLYAIKVDFSTFADLAITSPTDYYKEGEGSLLQLVITPADDYIKLSNEAIVEKMITQVHQIFPSSSKLNVIWSSVVKLAQSLYREAPGKDPFRPTQATPVKNFFLAGSYTMQDYIDSMEGATLSGKMCAAEVVKSKQLEKV is encoded by the coding sequence ATGAAAGCAGTGATTATTGGTGCAGGCTTAGCAGGTATGAGTACTGCCGTAGAACTTAGCGAACAAGGCTTTGAGGTAGAGCTTTTTGAATCCCGTCCCTTTGTAGGTGGCAAAGTCAGTAGTTGGCTAGACAAAGATGGCAACCATATCGAGATGGGCTTGCATGTATTTTTTGGCTGCTACTACAATCTCTTTGCTCTAATGAAAAAGACAGGCGCATTTGAGCATCTCCGCCTCAAGGAACATACACATATTTTTGTAAATCCTGGTGGCGCACAGGCTGCCCTTGATTTTCGCAACTTTGGCGGCGCACCTTTTCATGGACTAAAAGCCTTTGTAACCACAGGACAATTACCACTCAAGGACAAAATCCAAAACGCGATCGCGATCGGGCGGAGTCCCTTAATTCGTGGCTTGGTCGATCATGTCGGCGCAATGAAAGAAATTCGCGCCCTTGATAACATCAGCTTTAAAGATTGGTTCTTGGGGATGGGCGGTTCGCAAGCGAGTCTAGACTTGATGTGGGATGCGATCGCCTATGGACTAGGCTTTATCGACTGCGAAAATATTTCCGCACGCTGTATGCTCACCATCTTCCAATTCTTTGCTTCAAGAACTGAAGCTTCAATTTTGCGAATGCTCGAAGGTGCGCCTGATGAGTTTCTGCATAAGCCGATTGTGAAGCTAATCGAATCTAAAGGCGGCAAAATCCATGTGCGTCGGGGTGTACGCGAAGTTCTCTTTGAAGGCGAAGGAGCAGATACTCGCGTTACAGGCTTGATCATTGGCAAAGAAGATGGTGAAGAAATTGTGAATGCTGATGTGTATATCTGCGCCACTGATGTTCCGGGAGTAAAGCGGATAATTCCTGAGAAATGGCGGGCATGGGCGCAGTTTGACAATATCTATAAGCTTGATGCCGTGCCTGTAATTACGGTGCAACTTCGCTTTGATGGTTGGGTGACGGATATTGATAATTTGCTGTATGCCATTAAGGTAGACTTCTCCACCTTTGCCGATTTGGCCATTACTAGCCCTACTGATTATTACAAAGAAGGCGAAGGCTCTCTCTTGCAATTAGTGATTACCCCTGCGGATGATTATATTAAGCTTAGCAATGAAGCGATCGTTGAAAAGATGATTACTCAAGTGCATCAGATTTTCCCTTCTTCTAGTAAGCTGAACGTCATTTGGTCAAGTGTAGTCAAACTCGCACAATCGCTTTATCGTGAAGCTCCAGGCAAAGATCCCTTCCGTCCAACTCAAGCTACACCTGTAAAGAACTTTTTCTTAGCAGGAAGCTATACGATGCAAGACTACATCGACAGCATGGAAGGTGCGACACTTTCGGGCAAGATGTGTGCCGCAGAAGTGGTTAAGAGCAAGCAATTAGAGAAGGTATAG
- a CDS encoding DEAD/DEAH box helicase, whose amino-acid sequence MQAIDPQELYPFELDPFQLQAIAALQAGKSVVVCAPTGSGKTLIGEYAIHAALADHRRVFYTTPLKALSNQKLRDFRHQFGDDNVGLLTGDTSVNRDAPILVMTTEIFRNMLYGTPIGEVGTSLTDVEVVVLDECHYMNDRQRGTVWEESIVYCPAEVQLVALSATVANSQQLTDWIHKVHGDTELIYSDFRPVPLEHSFCNNKGFFPLLDSSNQKINPRLKPLTNKPPSKEERHKIVPPIGAVISHLRQRDMLPAIYFIFSRRGCDKSVTDLGNVSLVNAEESLRLKPQIDAFIAANPEIGKPSHIDALYRGIAAHHAGILPAWKGFVEELFQQGLIKVVFATETLAAGINMPARTTVISSISKRTDRGHRLLNASEFLQMAGRAGRRGMDEVGYVVTVQTPFEGAKEAAHLATSSADPLVSQFAPSYGMVMNLLQTHSLDQARDLVERSFGQYLADLNLAPQIQNLESVMEQIAKLEHDLANIDLKQLEVYDKLRDRLREEKRLLKMLAQQSEEMRLNDLASYAPYLLSGSPLTIRTNKGLIIHTVLAAKVQGSGQFPWFVCLGRDNRWYTVGYKDIVQVGSDLLLDGDIDYPAKLPLRLGQSLDGDETSLAIAQKITPLPDPELAPEVIKQQARVMAIESEMNQHPVSKMSDRSMVFKKVKRLEVLQRQSRFQEDMIKERRQKYWQKFMSLVNILQEYDYLQGTQPTKQGEIVASLRGENELWLSLVLKSGELDNLLPHHLATVCAAIVSENSRPDNWINFGLSPIVRDVLDRLGKPYRLRYKLIQVQKEYLGKYYDKSDYVLNDFPAWLDYELTGLVEQWALGMEWFELCQNTNLDEGDIVRLMRRTIDLLYQIPHVPNLPSQIYQAAKQAAQMIDRFPVNEVI is encoded by the coding sequence GTGCAAGCAATAGACCCACAAGAACTATATCCCTTTGAACTTGACCCGTTTCAATTACAGGCGATCGCCGCCTTGCAAGCAGGTAAGTCGGTCGTTGTTTGTGCGCCAACGGGTTCAGGCAAAACCTTAATCGGCGAATACGCAATTCATGCTGCATTGGCAGACCATCGCCGCGTTTTTTATACCACACCACTTAAGGCACTTTCCAATCAAAAGTTACGCGATTTTCGGCATCAGTTTGGTGATGATAATGTTGGCTTGCTCACAGGTGATACATCTGTAAACCGTGACGCGCCGATTTTAGTAATGACTACCGAAATTTTTCGGAATATGCTCTATGGCACACCGATTGGTGAAGTTGGCACTTCGCTTACGGATGTGGAAGTGGTGGTACTAGATGAATGTCACTACATGAATGATCGCCAGAGGGGAACTGTATGGGAAGAGTCGATTGTTTACTGTCCTGCCGAAGTACAGTTAGTCGCGCTTTCAGCAACCGTGGCAAATAGCCAACAACTAACTGACTGGATTCACAAAGTGCATGGTGATACTGAGTTAATCTATTCTGATTTTCGTCCTGTTCCCCTTGAACATTCTTTCTGCAATAACAAAGGCTTTTTTCCTTTACTAGACAGTTCCAATCAGAAGATCAATCCTCGACTCAAGCCACTTACCAATAAACCACCCTCAAAAGAAGAAAGACATAAAATTGTCCCTCCCATTGGAGCCGTAATTTCGCATCTACGCCAGCGAGATATGCTGCCAGCGATTTACTTTATCTTCAGCCGTCGTGGTTGTGACAAATCAGTGACAGATTTGGGCAATGTTTCCCTTGTTAATGCAGAAGAATCACTGAGACTGAAGCCACAAATTGATGCTTTTATCGCGGCTAATCCTGAGATTGGCAAGCCGTCTCATATAGATGCCCTCTACCGTGGTATAGCCGCTCACCACGCAGGCATTTTACCTGCATGGAAAGGATTTGTAGAGGAGCTATTTCAGCAAGGTTTAATTAAAGTTGTATTTGCCACGGAAACTCTAGCGGCGGGAATTAATATGCCTGCGAGAACCACTGTAATCTCTAGTATTTCCAAGCGTACCGATCGCGGACATCGGCTACTTAATGCCTCAGAGTTTCTGCAAATGGCAGGAAGGGCGGGACGACGAGGCATGGATGAAGTTGGCTATGTGGTGACGGTGCAGACTCCCTTTGAAGGCGCAAAAGAAGCGGCTCATCTTGCGACTTCTAGCGCCGATCCATTGGTAAGTCAATTCGCGCCAAGTTACGGAATGGTAATGAACTTGCTACAAACCCATTCCCTTGATCAAGCTAGAGATCTAGTTGAGCGCAGTTTTGGGCAATATCTAGCTGATCTCAATCTTGCGCCTCAAATCCAGAACCTAGAATCGGTAATGGAACAAATCGCTAAACTAGAGCATGATCTGGCGAACATCGATTTGAAGCAGTTGGAAGTTTATGACAAATTACGCGATCGCCTCCGTGAAGAAAAGCGACTCCTGAAAATGCTTGCCCAGCAATCAGAAGAGATGCGCTTAAATGATTTAGCGTCCTACGCACCCTATTTGCTATCGGGTTCTCCACTCACGATTCGCACCAATAAAGGTTTGATTATCCACACCGTTCTCGCAGCAAAAGTACAAGGCTCTGGACAATTCCCTTGGTTTGTCTGTCTCGGTCGTGATAATCGTTGGTATACGGTTGGTTACAAAGATATTGTCCAAGTTGGCAGTGATTTATTACTTGATGGTGATATCGACTATCCTGCAAAGCTGCCCTTGAGACTAGGACAGTCGCTCGATGGCGATGAAACTAGTTTGGCGATCGCCCAAAAAATTACGCCCTTACCAGATCCAGAATTAGCTCCTGAAGTAATTAAACAGCAAGCGCGAGTGATGGCGATCGAGTCAGAAATGAATCAACATCCTGTCTCGAAAATGAGCGATCGCAGTATGGTTTTCAAAAAAGTGAAGCGGCTTGAAGTATTACAACGCCAATCTAGATTTCAGGAAGACATGATTAAGGAGAGACGACAAAAGTATTGGCAAAAGTTTATGAGTCTGGTCAACATTTTGCAAGAATATGATTATCTGCAAGGCACTCAACCTACCAAACAAGGCGAAATTGTTGCGTCTCTGCGAGGAGAGAATGAATTGTGGTTATCTCTAGTTCTAAAATCAGGCGAATTAGACAATCTTTTACCCCATCATCTTGCTACTGTATGTGCGGCGATCGTCAGCGAAAATAGTCGTCCTGATAACTGGATAAACTTTGGTTTATCACCAATAGTCAGAGATGTACTTGATCGTTTGGGAAAACCATACAGACTGAGGTACAAATTGATACAAGTGCAAAAAGAGTATTTAGGAAAGTATTACGATAAGTCTGACTATGTTCTAAATGATTTTCCCGCATGGCTGGATTATGAATTAACAGGCTTAGTGGAACAATGGGCTTTGGGAATGGAATGGTTTGAGCTATGCCAAAATACGAACCTTGATGAAGGCGATATTGTCCGTTTAATGCGGCGCACCATTGATTTGCTGTATCAAATTCCCCATGTTCCCAATTTGCCATCACAAATCTATCAAGCCGCTAAGCAAGCCGCACAAATGATTGATCGCTTCCCTGTAAATGAGGTGATTTGA
- a CDS encoding TOBE domain-containing protein, producing MKVSARNCIKGIVKKINIGAVNAEISMEVSSGFEITSIITKSSAEALGLKEGSEVYAVIKASDVMVATD from the coding sequence ATGAAAGTTAGCGCTCGCAATTGTATTAAAGGCATCGTGAAAAAAATTAATATTGGTGCTGTCAATGCTGAAATCTCAATGGAGGTTTCTTCAGGTTTTGAAATTACTTCCATTATCACTAAGTCTTCGGCTGAAGCGCTTGGATTGAAGGAAGGTAGCGAAGTTTATGCTGTGATTAAAGCCTCAGATGTGATGGTAGCTACTGATTAG
- the modA gene encoding molybdate ABC transporter substrate-binding protein, with translation MNKKKIITFLSLIVVTLCAIAGCNFSSPNVEQANTPTKASVPPVRQENIQLTVSAAASLKDALGEITSLYSEEKANVALRNNFGSSGDLQQQIMNGAPVDVFISAAAKQMDELQKKDLIVADTRRDLLTNKLVLIVPAGKSDAKELKDLASASIERIAIGDPRSVPVGQYSEQVLTKLDLMQSLEPKLVLANNVRQVLQFVESGNAQVGIVYATDAKTSTKVKVVEIIDAKLYKPIVYPIAVLQKSTNQSSAKSYIEYLSSEPAKTIFEKYGFTNL, from the coding sequence ATGAACAAGAAAAAGATTATCACTTTTCTCTCTTTGATTGTTGTCACCCTATGCGCGATCGCGGGATGCAATTTCTCATCCCCAAATGTCGAACAAGCAAATACGCCTACTAAGGCAAGCGTACCTCCTGTTAGGCAAGAGAACATCCAATTAACAGTTTCGGCGGCTGCTAGTCTCAAGGACGCATTAGGTGAAATCACTTCTCTTTATAGTGAAGAAAAAGCTAACGTTGCCCTTCGCAATAACTTTGGTAGTTCGGGCGACTTGCAACAACAAATTATGAATGGCGCTCCCGTTGATGTCTTCATCTCCGCCGCCGCTAAGCAAATGGATGAACTGCAAAAAAAAGACTTGATCGTTGCTGATACGCGCCGAGATTTATTGACTAATAAGTTGGTATTAATTGTGCCTGCGGGTAAAAGCGATGCTAAAGAATTAAAAGACTTAGCCAGTGCTAGTATCGAACGTATTGCGATCGGCGATCCGCGTAGCGTTCCCGTAGGGCAGTATTCTGAACAAGTGCTGACGAAGCTAGACCTCATGCAATCTCTCGAACCAAAACTTGTCTTAGCAAATAACGTGCGACAAGTGCTGCAATTTGTGGAGTCAGGCAACGCTCAGGTGGGAATTGTCTATGCAACGGATGCGAAAACTTCTACTAAAGTTAAAGTAGTAGAAATCATTGACGCTAAACTTTATAAGCCGATTGTCTATCCGATCGCCGTTTTACAAAAAAGCACGAATCAATCGAGCGCTAAATCCTATATAGAATATTTATCCAGCGAACCAGCCAAGACTATTTTTGAGAAATATGGATTCACCAACCTTTGA